In Verrucomicrobiota bacterium, one DNA window encodes the following:
- a CDS encoding NADH-quinone oxidoreductase subunit N — translation MIFLPAYSIEIGLILWGVVILMWDAFNPKADRGIVTGLSVLVLLWLTGLSFFGDFEIPSAFFNELYIHDGFSAITKPLILISSLFTVVLIYEYRSQIPLGFAELIFLVMMATTGMMILCSVNEFMTLFVSLELVTISFYVMVSFLRKSPRSLEAGIKFLVISALTSAFLLMGIAYYFGILGTTSLINALPAEGFAIMALVFIITGLGFKVALVPFHIWVPDTYQGAPTPITAFLATASKVVGYVALMRVLFLAFATPSMVGLWSTVLAAVAGVTMLFGNLAALPQTNIKRILAYSSIGHTGFVLLGLSTVNGFGLTAVVYYLFAYVIATILCFLVLIIVSNTSHSENIIEFSGLAKRSPGLAFAMTIGLVSLAGIPPLAGFFGKFLVFSAAIYNAPAYPGFWILVAVGIISTLIGLYYYLGIVKMMYFGKVEDDRALHYSTLAKFTMIVLIVAVFALGICQNTLTTWITNSLGNFGSGY, via the coding sequence ATGATTTTTCTACCAGCATATTCAATCGAAATAGGACTCATTCTTTGGGGGGTGGTGATCCTTATGTGGGATGCGTTTAATCCAAAAGCAGACAGGGGGATTGTCACAGGACTGAGCGTATTGGTTCTATTGTGGTTAACCGGATTATCCTTTTTTGGAGATTTCGAGATACCTTCTGCATTTTTTAATGAACTCTACATCCATGACGGATTCAGTGCGATCACCAAACCTTTAATCCTGATTTCTTCTTTATTCACAGTAGTCTTGATTTATGAATATCGTTCGCAAATTCCGCTGGGATTTGCAGAGCTGATTTTTTTAGTCATGATGGCGACGACAGGAATGATGATTCTTTGTTCGGTGAATGAATTCATGACGCTTTTTGTTTCTTTGGAACTGGTCACGATCTCATTTTATGTGATGGTCAGTTTCTTGCGTAAGAGTCCACGATCCTTGGAGGCTGGGATTAAGTTTCTCGTGATTAGTGCGTTGACCAGTGCATTTTTGCTGATGGGGATCGCCTATTATTTTGGAATTCTCGGAACGACGTCGCTGATCAATGCATTGCCTGCTGAGGGATTTGCGATTATGGCACTGGTTTTTATCATTACAGGCCTTGGTTTCAAGGTGGCATTAGTGCCATTCCATATTTGGGTGCCTGACACATACCAAGGGGCCCCTACGCCCATTACCGCCTTTTTGGCTACGGCCTCAAAGGTCGTTGGTTATGTCGCCCTCATGAGGGTGCTTTTTCTCGCGTTTGCGACCCCCTCGATGGTCGGACTATGGTCCACGGTGTTGGCGGCTGTTGCTGGTGTGACCATGCTCTTTGGTAATCTCGCAGCCCTGCCGCAAACCAATATCAAGCGTATCCTTGCTTATTCGAGTATCGGACATACGGGATTTGTCTTGCTCGGGCTCTCGACAGTGAATGGTTTTGGCCTGACGGCAGTCGTTTATTACCTTTTTGCCTATGTCATTGCCACTATCCTATGTTTTCTGGTTTTGATTATTGTTTCCAATACGAGCCATTCTGAAAATATTATTGAATTTTCCGGTCTGGCCAAAAGAAGCCCTGGACTGGCTTTTGCCATGACGATTGGTTTGGTTTCATTGGCTGGTATTCCCCCATTGGCTGGATTTTTCGGTAAGTTCTTGGTATTCAGTGCCGCGATTTATAACGCCCCAGCCTATCCAGGATTCTGGATTTTGGTCGCTGTCGGGATTATTTCCACGTTGATTGGCCTTTATTATTATCTCGGCATTGTGAAAATGATGTATTTCGGCAAGGTAGAAGACGATCGTGCCCTCCATTATTCCACTTTAGCAAAGTTCACCATGATTGTTTTAATTGTCGCGGTTTTTGCCCTCGGGATATGCCAGAATACACTCACGACTTGGATTACGAATTCATTGGGTAATTTTGGTTCGGGTTACTGA
- a CDS encoding iron-sulfur cluster assembly accessory protein, translating to MSYTQIAPTLHSIPLYDGVQYKEGNEKFFQVTDKAAKRLTGILDKQGKSDKGAMRIAVVGGGCSGLSYKMDIVDAPRNKDILVCSRAVRVVVDPKSALFVTGGQLDYSDDLQQGGFKVINPNASSTCSCGESFAV from the coding sequence ATGTCATACACGCAAATCGCTCCTACTCTCCACTCGATCCCCCTTTATGATGGAGTCCAATACAAAGAGGGTAATGAGAAGTTTTTCCAAGTCACCGATAAAGCGGCAAAGCGATTGACTGGTATCCTCGACAAACAGGGTAAATCGGACAAGGGAGCCATGCGAATCGCTGTTGTTGGTGGTGGTTGCTCGGGACTGAGCTATAAGATGGATATCGTTGATGCCCCTCGGAATAAGGATATCCTTGTTTGTTCCCGCGCGGTGCGAGTGGTTGTAGATCCTAAAAGCGCTCTTTTTGTTACCGGTGGGCAGCTCGACTACAGCGATGACCTCCAGCAAGGCGGATTCAAGGTCATTAATCCCAACGCATCCTCCACGTGTTCCTGTGGCGAATCGTTTGCTGTTTAA
- a CDS encoding heavy metal translocating P-type ATPase, whose product MSDSPDRQVEHLSRFLGTQNDIEAILYDPEKNKVSLAFLGNVDQEALQRALKETLRILEHELGAQLAQNDTVKAEDDISIRKLPHQILLEKNQHKSVSDDWKWKDFNLEPLTNATEEEEEEDWRVQAAFAAVCGLGIILGWTSEHMNWHPWLHNVFYILAIIAGGWDPAIETFENLKKRKLDIHFLMLAVALGAAAIDALTEGALLLFLFSLSGALETFALHRTKKEISALFKTTPKRATIIGADGKENDVPVEEVTTDQILRVKPGDLVAVDALIIDGKTATDESTLTGESVPVNKNPGDTIFSGTINTWGSVDAKVLRPANQSALQKIITLIQQAQKLKAPSQRFTDKFGTGYTWFVLGLTTLMFFIWWLGFGISPFDNVDGKYSSFYRAMTLLVVASPCALVLSIPSAILAAIAWGAKNGILFRGGAAVEKLAEVDTLALDKTGTMTTGNMQVVSIDSYPPSREREIAELAYALESQSKHPIAHAIVQYALENKLPLKQIDSFQSLTGKGLKAKMGESQIILGRRELLEKGPLAKSIGTIPQPQPGMTEVWLIYDKLIGCIMLKDEVRKETKEVLAKIKSLGINSLMLTGDRQEAALCVGESVGLSPEQIKFGLHPEDKVKIIADLTRSGKRVAMVGDGVNDAPCLAAAYVSIAMGARGSDAALEQSEIILMKDRIDNILNAFSLSREARKIIKQNLVISLGTVLVMVCAAMGGFVPLTLGVIAHEGSTVLVCINSLRLLFLKKE is encoded by the coding sequence GCAACTTGCGCAAAATGACACGGTAAAAGCGGAAGATGACATTTCCATCCGCAAATTGCCCCACCAGATTCTCCTCGAGAAAAACCAGCACAAATCAGTGTCTGATGATTGGAAATGGAAGGATTTCAATCTTGAGCCCTTGACAAATGCAACCGAGGAAGAGGAGGAAGAAGATTGGCGTGTGCAAGCGGCATTTGCTGCCGTATGCGGACTGGGGATTATTCTCGGGTGGACATCGGAGCATATGAATTGGCACCCATGGCTTCATAACGTATTTTATATACTGGCCATTATTGCTGGTGGATGGGACCCGGCCATTGAAACTTTTGAAAATCTCAAAAAACGCAAGCTCGACATCCATTTCCTGATGTTAGCCGTCGCCCTCGGTGCGGCTGCCATTGATGCCTTAACCGAAGGAGCCCTGCTCCTTTTCCTTTTCAGCCTTTCTGGAGCACTGGAAACCTTTGCCCTCCACCGGACCAAAAAAGAAATCAGCGCCCTCTTTAAGACTACTCCCAAACGCGCCACGATCATCGGGGCTGATGGCAAAGAAAATGATGTTCCGGTCGAAGAAGTCACCACGGACCAAATCCTCCGTGTCAAACCCGGTGACCTCGTGGCCGTCGACGCCCTGATTATTGACGGGAAAACGGCTACGGATGAATCCACCCTCACCGGGGAATCCGTGCCGGTGAATAAAAATCCTGGGGACACTATTTTCAGCGGGACCATTAATACCTGGGGCTCTGTCGATGCCAAGGTGCTCCGTCCGGCAAACCAAAGTGCTCTCCAGAAAATTATCACCCTGATCCAACAAGCCCAAAAACTCAAAGCCCCTTCCCAAAGGTTTACCGACAAATTTGGCACGGGTTACACTTGGTTTGTCCTCGGCTTGACGACATTGATGTTTTTTATCTGGTGGCTGGGATTCGGGATTTCTCCTTTTGATAATGTGGACGGGAAATATTCTTCCTTTTACCGGGCCATGACATTACTTGTCGTTGCCAGTCCCTGCGCCCTTGTCCTTTCCATTCCTTCTGCGATCTTAGCTGCCATCGCTTGGGGTGCAAAAAACGGCATTCTCTTCCGTGGTGGTGCCGCCGTGGAAAAACTCGCTGAGGTCGATACTTTGGCCTTGGACAAGACAGGAACCATGACCACGGGTAATATGCAGGTAGTTTCTATCGATAGTTACCCTCCCTCCCGTGAACGCGAGATTGCCGAACTCGCCTATGCCCTTGAGAGCCAGTCGAAACACCCCATCGCCCATGCGATTGTGCAATACGCCCTCGAAAACAAACTCCCCCTGAAACAAATTGATTCATTCCAATCCCTCACGGGCAAAGGATTAAAAGCCAAAATGGGAGAAAGCCAGATTATCCTCGGGCGACGTGAATTACTCGAAAAAGGACCTCTTGCAAAGTCCATCGGGACTATCCCACAGCCCCAACCCGGAATGACTGAAGTATGGTTGATCTATGATAAACTGATCGGCTGCATCATGCTTAAAGACGAGGTCCGCAAGGAAACAAAAGAAGTCCTCGCGAAAATCAAATCATTGGGAATCAATTCTCTCATGCTCACAGGCGACCGCCAAGAGGCCGCCCTATGCGTGGGTGAATCGGTTGGACTCTCCCCCGAACAAATTAAATTTGGACTACACCCTGAGGACAAGGTAAAGATCATCGCAGACCTGACACGTTCAGGTAAACGTGTCGCCATGGTCGGCGATGGGGTCAATGACGCTCCTTGCTTAGCGGCCGCTTACGTTTCTATCGCGATGGGAGCCCGGGGGAGTGATGCCGCCCTTGAACAAAGCGAAATCATCCTGATGAAAGACAGGATCGATAATATCCTTAACGCCTTTTCACTGAGCCGTGAAGCCCGCAAAATCATCAAACAAAACCTGGTTATTTCCCTCGGGACAGTCTTGGTGATGGTTTGTGCAGCCATGGGAGGATTTGTCCCCCTCACCCTCGGCGTCATTGCACACGAAGGTAGTACAGTTCTTGTTTGTATTAATAGCTTGAGACTGCTTTTCCTGAAAAAGGAATAG
- a CDS encoding NADH-quinone oxidoreductase subunit M, with translation MSILTILLFIPLIAVGTIVLFRADKNAPYRISLMASIMLLLGVLYLFVAYPKAPAFDGFKFRQVTPWVDQMGLSYSVGVDGINLVMLLLTAIVAVAAIGVSSGIKDRAKEYFICINFIITGAIGAFISLDLFFLYIFHEFALIPTFILIGLWGQSIDREKVAMKLTIYLSLGSLILLAGVLAFFFALPEGQQTFDLIKIRSLLYDPGYISANVQTYIYPLMLIGFGILISLFPFHSWAPQGYAGAPAAAAMLHAGVLKKFGLYGLIRVAEPLLPAGAQGWSVVLGVLLCANIFYVGYVAVAERNLRMMLGFSSVSHMGYIFLGILAGNTLGISGAVLYIFGHGLTAAIGFGLAGYIHAQIGHTEMNHLGGLMKKMPFVAVIFMMAALASVGVPGFANFAGEILIFFGAWSAGWVWFTVIALWGVIISSIYMMRAIKNIFYGNLSAKHEHVKDLTGTQRWPYLLLTASLLIVGFAPQLLLQYVGPSVDYWFKFAEVMPK, from the coding sequence ACAAAAATGCTCCTTACCGTATTTCCTTGATGGCATCTATCATGTTGTTGCTCGGGGTTCTTTACCTTTTTGTTGCTTATCCGAAGGCCCCGGCATTTGACGGGTTTAAGTTCCGCCAAGTCACCCCTTGGGTGGATCAGATGGGATTAAGTTATAGTGTGGGAGTCGATGGGATTAATCTGGTGATGTTGTTGTTGACGGCCATTGTCGCCGTGGCTGCCATCGGGGTTTCCTCTGGCATCAAAGACCGCGCGAAGGAATATTTTATTTGTATTAACTTCATTATTACGGGTGCGATCGGTGCTTTTATTTCATTGGATTTATTCTTCCTCTATATTTTCCACGAGTTTGCCTTGATCCCCACATTTATACTCATCGGGTTATGGGGACAATCGATTGACCGTGAAAAAGTGGCCATGAAGCTGACCATCTACCTATCATTAGGAAGTCTGATTCTTTTGGCGGGGGTTCTAGCCTTCTTTTTCGCCCTTCCGGAAGGACAACAAACCTTCGACCTGATTAAAATCCGTAGTTTGCTTTATGACCCCGGCTACATCAGTGCGAATGTACAAACATATATCTATCCGTTAATGTTGATTGGTTTTGGTATTTTAATTTCTCTGTTCCCGTTCCATTCATGGGCACCTCAAGGTTATGCCGGGGCCCCGGCCGCTGCGGCCATGCTCCATGCCGGAGTGCTCAAGAAATTCGGGCTTTACGGTTTGATCCGTGTTGCTGAACCTCTGCTTCCTGCGGGTGCCCAAGGATGGTCGGTTGTTCTTGGTGTTCTTCTTTGCGCAAATATATTTTATGTAGGTTACGTCGCCGTGGCCGAACGCAATTTGCGTATGATGCTGGGTTTTTCGAGTGTGTCCCATATGGGTTACATCTTCTTAGGGATATTAGCTGGAAATACTTTAGGGATTAGCGGAGCGGTGCTTTATATTTTTGGCCACGGATTAACAGCAGCCATTGGTTTCGGATTAGCCGGGTATATTCACGCTCAGATTGGGCACACAGAGATGAATCATCTGGGGGGATTAATGAAGAAAATGCCCTTTGTGGCGGTGATATTTATGATGGCTGCCTTGGCTTCGGTAGGGGTTCCCGGATTTGCAAATTTTGCTGGTGAGATCCTGATTTTCTTTGGGGCATGGAGTGCGGGTTGGGTCTGGTTTACGGTGATTGCACTCTGGGGGGTCATTATCTCCTCCATCTATATGATGCGCGCGATCAAAAATATATTTTACGGGAATCTCTCCGCCAAACATGAGCATGTCAAAGATCTTACCGGGACACAAAGGTGGCCTTACCTGCTATTGACTGCTAGCCTTTTAATTGTCGGATTTGCGCCCCAGCTTTTACTCCAGTATGTCGGGCCGAGTGTTGATTATTGGTTTAAATTTGCCGAGGTGATGCCGAAATGA